The Streptomyces phaeolivaceus genome has a window encoding:
- the hemB gene encoding porphobilinogen synthase has translation MSKYGSFPGTRPRRLRTTPVMRRMVAETRLHPADFILPAFVREGVSAPVPIAAMPGVVQHTRDSLRKAAVEAVEAGVSGIMLFGVPEDEKKDALGTPGTDPDGILQVALRDVRAEVGDELLVMSDLCLDETTDHGHCGVLDDQGRVDNDATLERYAEMAQVQADAGAHVVGPSGMMDGQIGVVRDALDQIGREDVAVLAYTAKYASAFYGPFREAVASSLKGDRKTYQQDPANVRESLRELALDLEEGADMVMVKPAGPYLDVLARVADAVDVPVAAYQISGEYSMVEAAAEKGWIDRERAILETLTGIKRAGAQNILTYWAVEAARLLR, from the coding sequence ATGTCGAAGTACGGATCGTTTCCCGGTACGCGGCCCCGCCGGCTTCGTACGACGCCTGTGATGCGGCGGATGGTGGCCGAGACGCGGCTGCATCCGGCCGACTTCATTCTGCCCGCGTTCGTGCGGGAGGGTGTGAGCGCGCCGGTGCCCATCGCGGCGATGCCGGGGGTCGTGCAGCACACCCGGGACAGTCTGAGGAAGGCCGCCGTGGAGGCCGTGGAGGCCGGGGTCTCCGGGATCATGCTGTTCGGGGTGCCGGAGGACGAGAAGAAGGACGCGCTCGGGACGCCGGGGACCGATCCGGACGGGATTCTTCAGGTCGCCCTTCGGGATGTGCGGGCCGAGGTGGGCGACGAACTGCTCGTGATGTCCGATCTGTGCCTCGACGAGACCACCGATCACGGGCATTGCGGGGTGCTCGACGATCAGGGTCGCGTCGACAACGACGCGACCCTTGAGCGGTACGCCGAGATGGCCCAGGTGCAGGCCGACGCCGGTGCGCACGTGGTCGGGCCCAGCGGGATGATGGACGGCCAGATCGGTGTCGTACGGGACGCCCTGGACCAGATCGGGCGCGAGGACGTCGCCGTGCTGGCGTACACCGCCAAGTACGCGTCCGCCTTCTACGGGCCCTTCCGGGAGGCGGTCGCCTCGTCCCTGAAGGGGGACCGGAAGACGTACCAGCAGGACCCCGCCAATGTGCGGGAGTCGCTGCGGGAGCTGGCCCTCGATCTGGAGGAGGGCGCCGACATGGTGATGGTCAAGCCCGCCGGGCCCTACCTGGACGTGCTCGCGCGGGTCGCGGACGCCGTGGACGTGCCGGTCGCCGCGTACCAGATCTCCGGGGAGTACTCGATGGTCGAGGCCGCCGCCGAGAAGGGGTGGATCGACCGGGAGCGGGCCATCCTGGAGACGCTGACCGGGATCAAGCGGGCGGGCGCGCAGAACATCCTCACGTACTGGGCCGTCGAGGCGGCCCGCCTGCTGCGCTGA